A genome region from Babesia bigemina genome assembly Bbig001, chromosome : I includes the following:
- a CDS encoding calmodulin-domain protein kinase 2, putative — protein MSSATTKRLLKYESPYRSSRLNCAANNPIAVMTAYAESTDSTPLVQCKPRNAFSHQNDDHIAYPDEESSAQLNAVFNRFSPVLKGGWVTYRRKYLEGPTIGKGSFGVVKALFPMSDILALQQLLPTRLQLPANRLSQGIRCVANNRYEFCGMPLNPPTRAVKIMNINNPDGPTNVKDTLHVFREVSIGAWLDHPNVVKVSEIYTNGSEDISDVANEVFHSKSFACNVPDDCTKVYLVMEFCSGGDLTSRQIPEITKDETVARMFVHVFRALSYINTLGIAHRDVKPENFLWSSAAPDADIKITDFGLANSPLHTLTSRAGTAYYVAPEIVRHAPQRQYSVQCDAWSAGIMLHVFLLGYCPFHAETDVKTLMRVANEEIDWCDARYTMITPDAFDLLRRLLVKDPQSRLSTTEALRHPWLRRATFEVSNIPMTVEEATGIVDALTAFYRCPILKQLALCVMVGQAQDKKVEECRKKYLYLSMFCENEYFWINSTTVEKWLLCTREGPGSVGQRQHGERRPMYMCAEYIPGYGQEQFEPEGYAQGPKRRVILRQSMLWKSVSRLNEILSNFTHHKISISFTEFLAAQLMPHLLHRSDLILDTFAGLRSETPGRRSIRIDARDLRRLLNPMYQCSNSDLEDVLRQTQLVANCTYLRNLETEEESKLRVYNLLKPVLEPKADSHPMNLTIDEFFVLMKSSHDIDIILEALSESREMPHVAYEAVKRRMIVSKLQEIEACCAERRKRKKVCKTPPQNYIGIDKGGKSSTPNRRVPARS, from the coding sequence ATGTCATCCGCTACAACCAAGAGACTGCTCAAATACGAGAGCCCATACCGATCTTCGCGATTAAATTGCGCAGCGAACAACCCCATCGCTGTCATGACCGCATATGCGGAGTCTACCGACTCAACACCGCTAGTACAATGCAAGCCGAGGAACGCCTTCAGCCATCAAAATGACGATCATATCGCCTACCCGGATGAGGAATCGTCCGCGCAACTTAACGCGGTTTTCAACAGATTCTCGCCGGTGCTCAAGGGTGGCTGGGTCACTTACCGCCGCAAGTACCTGGAGGGCCCCACCATCGGCAAGGGCAGCTTCGGCGTcgtcaaggcgctgttCCCCATGAGTGATATTTTAgcactgcagcagctgctgccgacCAGGTTGCAGTTGCCGGCGAATCGCCTCAGCCAGGGGATCAGGTGCGTTGCGAACAACCGCTACGAGTTCTGCGGCATGCCTCTGAACCCGCCCACGAGGGCGGTGAAGATAATGAACATCAATAACCCAGATGGGCCCACTAACGTGAAGGACACGCTGCACGTTTTCCGGGAGGTTTCCATTGGTGCATGGCTGGATCACCCCAATGTTGTCAAGGTTTCAGAAATATACACCAACGGTTCTGAGGACATCAGCGACGTGGCCAATGAAGTCTTCCACAGCAAGTCCTTCGCGTGCAACGTTCCGGACGACTGCACAAAGGTGTACTTGGTGATGGAATTTTGTAGCGGGGGAGACCTCACATCGCGCCAGATACCAGAGATCACAAAGGACGAGACGGTCGCGCGGATGTTTGTGCACGTATTCCGAGCGCTAAGCTACATCAATACACTGGGAATCGCGCACAGGGACGTCAAGCCTGAGAATTTCCTGTGGTCGAGTGCAGCACCTGACGCCGACATCAAGATCACCGATTTCGGACTCGCCAATTCACCGCTGCATACGCTCACCTCGCGCGCCGGCACAGCTTACTACGTGGCGCCGGAGATTGTCAGGCATGCGCCCCAAAGGCAGTATTCGGTCCAGTGTGATGCGTGGTCCGCGGGCATCATGTTGCATGTGTTTTTGCTCGGATACTGCCCCTttcacgctgaaaccgaCGTAAAGACGCTTATGCGCGTCGCAAACGAAGAAATCGACTGGTGTGACGCGCGTTACACCATGATCACGCCCGACGCGTTCGACCTGCTGCGAAGGCTTTTAGTAAAGGACCCCCAAAGCAGGTTGTCCACTACGGAAGCTTTGAGACACCCCTGGCTACGCCGAGCCACCTTCGAGGTCTCCAACATTCCAATGACCGTCGAGGAGGCCACTGGCATCGTGGATGCGTTGACTGCGTTCTATCGCTGCCCTATACTCAAGCAGCTGGCGCTGTGCGTCATGGTGGGGCAAGCGCAGGACAAAAAAGTGGAGGAATGCCGCAAGAAATACCTCTACCTGTCCATGTTCTGCGAGAACGAATACTTCTGGATCAACTCGACCACGGTGGAGAAGTGGCTGCTCTGCACGCGTGAGGGGCCCGGCAGCGTGGGCCAACGCCAACACGGGGAAAGGAGGCCGATGTACATGTGCGCGGAGTACATTCCAGGCTACGGGCAGGAACAATTCGAGCCTGAAGGATATGCTCAGGGACCGAAGCGCCGTGTCATCCTCAGGCAATCGATGTTGTGGAAGTCGGTATCCCGCCTGAACGAGATACTGAGCAATTTCACCCACCACAAGATTTCCATCAGTTTCACGGAGTTCCTCGCCGCGCAGCTCATGCCTCATCTGCTGCACAGGAGCGACCTCATTCTGGACACGTTCGCTGGTCTGCGCAGCGAAACGCCCGGGAGGAGGTCCATACGGATCGACGCACGCGACTTGAGAAGACTACTCAACCCGATGTATCAGTGCTCCAACAGCGACCTGGAAGATGTCTTGAGGCAGACGCAGCTAGTAGCGAACTGTACATATCTCCGAAACCTAGAAACTGAAGAGGAATCAAAGCTGAGAGTGTACAACCTTCTCAAGCCCGTGCTTGAGCCCAAGGCAGACTCCCATCCCATGAATCTCACCATCGACGAGTTCTTCGTGCTCATGAAGTCATCGCACGACATCGACATCATCTTGGAGGCGCTGAGTGAGAGCAGGGAAATGCCGCACGTCGCCTACGAGGCGGTGAAGCGGAGGATGATAGTGTCCAAGCTGCAGGAAATAGAGGCCTGCTGCGCCGAGAGGAGGAAACGCAAGAAGGTCTGCAAAACTCCCCCTCAGAACTATATAGGTATCGACAAGGGGGGGAAATCGTCGACTCCCAACCGCCGGGTCCCTGCGCGAAGCTAG
- a CDS encoding exportin 1, putative, translating into MADPRVILDASRVFDKDMVAILDSVIDAMFDSGAGHNREAAHKLLEQFRTMPDSWKHVVAILSHSNNANTKFFALQVLQGCIQTRWNVLLPEDRLGIRRYVSEMVVNISMDDEACQRERHFLTKLNETLIQIVKREWPDRWEGFISEICRASQISQSLCENNMRLLNMLSEELFDFGEDHMQSRTVQRLTARMASDFREIFDVCIFVMHSAISNPDAVRISLIRQTLTCLAHFLKWIPVGYIFEQYTHNNVRVVLIDLLLDHFWDPVLYRVECTKCLTEIASLSLSSQEMQMFGPRVASMWPKIVNKMSMLPESSMSYEDTTQVVPSMRLFWETFYTQFSIFCTNFLKNFRESIVERDPNNQQSLLFVLERLVKITDINHEETFKICLDYWHLFVTSIAREVKDQQRRHAADRGIIITEDGTEEAFDRTTLNLNPSYDSGRLPMYRKVLVELQKVLIKRMAKPQEVYILYDADACEVTREYNPNTAEIALYNRMKTDLIILATLLQDDTERIMMDVLDHEMEIANTAGRRDTWDPTILNRLCYSVGSISGAMDEQVEKRFLVLIIKCLLNICEVKTATEDKAIVASNIMYVVGQYPRFLKQNWRFLYTVLNKLFEFMRETFPGVQQMACETFLKITNSCKRTIACQMVNDQLYLYELIHLRDPMTAVLDDKLVLWYYESVGNVISAVDVKLRDNIISQLMSRCNIEWQELLGYATNPNLLSTDPNVWRELQGMAIFDVDKTRAVIQILRVNNRVAKSTGFSYTTQLMLVYPGIIHLYNVYSCAIQHAVQTAGPGCLKHNNINLMHLVKRSILHLLETYISHLPNKLTRSLADSHVNIASSGRSGLTVEEDLAEMCSMEDLTVRNYNEVLKELVSSITSTVLAAYRNSMAETRDHEVICLVTTLIEKLGNNGCAVLPLIFEQIFDCTLDMVKQDFHSFPEHREQFYEMLQKSTKHCFEGILMLPSDRLRSYVMSLIWAFKHEHPAVAEKGLVVVREFLNNLMLLDRRQERNARHPGAMQVSAVLSFCQSYYYLLLKEILGVLTDTLHKSGFRLQTEILRVLIRFFECGTINDPGSELTRMHVMQFLVGVLGRSFATLHVKQIEAFVVDLFNFAGENIADQVDSLNFNGQTLKFQTHVKDFLLSLKEFAGSGEEFERIFEQDRQNAIQRARIIEERKMQLQAAKEVTLD; encoded by the coding sequence ATGGCGGATCCCCGGGTAATTCTGGACGCTTCGCGCGTCTTCGACAAGGACATGGTGGCCATACTGGACTCGGTGATCGACGCTATGTTCGATTCGGGTGCCGGCCATAACAGGGAGGCCGCGCACAAGCTGCTCGAGCAGTTCAGAACCATGCCAGACAGCTGGAAGCACGTGGTTGCCATTCTGTCGCATTCCAACAACGCGAACACCAAGTTCTTCGCGCTTCAGGTCCTGCAGGGGTGCATCCAAACCCGTTGGAACGTCCTGCTGCCGGAGGACCGCTTGGGGATTCGGCGTTACGTCTCCGAGATGGTCGTCAACATAAGCATGGACGACGAAGCGTGTCAGCGTGAGCGTCACTTCCTGACCAAGCTGAACGAGACGCTGATCCAGATCGTCAAGCGTGAGTGGCCTGACCGCTGGGAAGGTTTCATCTCGGAGATTTGCCGTGCCTCCCAGATCTCGCAGAGCCTCTGCGAGAACAATATGCGGCTCCTGAACATGCTGAGCGAGGAGCTGTTTGATTTCGGTGAGGACCACATGCAGAGCCGCACCGTGCAGCGGCTTACGGCCCGCATGGCGAGCGACTTCCGGGAAATATTCGATGTGTGCATCTTCGTGATGCACAGCGCCATCAGCAACCCGGACGCGGTGAGGATTTCGCTCATCAGGCAGACTCTGACGTGCCTGGCCCACTTCTTGAAGTGGATTCCCGTGGGCTACATCTTCGAGCAGTACACGCACAACAACGTTAGGGTGGTGCTGATCGACCTCCTGCTGGACCACTTCTGGGACCCCGTGTTGTACAGGGTGGAGTGCACCAAGTGCCTCACTGAGATCGCGAGCCTCTCCCTGTCATCACAAGAGATGCAGATGTTTGGTCCCCGCGTGGCATCCATGTGGCCCAAGATCGTGAACAAGATGTCGATGCTGCCCGAGAGTTCAATGAGCTACGAGGACACCACACAGGTGGTTCCGAGCATGCGCCTGTTCTGGGAGACGTTCTACACGCAGTTCAGCATTTTCTGCACCAACTTTTTGAAGAACTTCCGCGAGTCCATTGTGGAGCGCGACCCGAACAACCAGCAGTCGCTGCTCTTCGTGCTGGAGCGCCTGGTAAAAATCACGGACATCAACCACGAAGAAACGTTCAAGATCTGCCTCGATTACTGGCACTTGTTTGTCACCTCCATCGCGCGGGAGGTGAAAGACCAACAGCGCCGACACGCGGCCGACCGGGGCATCATCATAACCGAGGATGGCACCGAGGAGGCCTTCGATCGCACGACGCTGAACCTGAACCCTTCCTACGACTCCGGTCGCCTGCCGATGTATCGCAAGGTGCTGGTGGAGTTGCAGAAGGTGCTGATAAAGCGCATGGCCAAGCCGCAGGAGGTCTATATTTTGTACGACGCCGACGCGTGCGAGGTCACCAGGGAGTACAACCCCAACACCGCCGAAATCGCGTTGTACAATCGCATGAAAACGGAcctcatcatcctggcCACGCTGCTCCAGGACGACACCGAGCGCATCATGATGGACGTGCTGGACCACGAGATGGAGATTGCGAACACCGCCGGCCGGAGGGACACGTGGGACCCGACCATCCTGAACCGGCTTTGCTACAGCGTCGGTTCGATATCCGGCGCCATGGACGAGCAGGTGGAGAAGCGCTTTTTGGTGCTCATCATCAAGTGCCTGTTGAACATCTGCGAGGTCAAGACCGCCACCGAGGACAAGGCGATTGTGGCGTCGAACATCATGTACGTCGTGGGCCAGTACCCGCGGTTCCTGAAGCAGAATTGGCGTTTCCTGTACACCGTGCTGAACAAGCTCTTCGAGTTCATGCGTGAGACCTTCCCCGGTGTCCAGCAGATGGCGTGCGAGACCTTCCTGAAGATCACCAACTCCTGCAAGAGGACGATCGCCTGCCAGATGGTGAACGACCAGCTGTACCTGTACGAGCTGATCCATCTGCGCGACCCCATGACCGCCGTGCTCGACGACAAGCTCGTTTTGTGGTACTACGAATCGGTGGGGAACGTGATTTCCGCCGTGGACGTGAAGCTGCGCGACAACATCATATCCCAGCTGATGAGCCGCTGCAACATCGAGTGGCAGGAGCTGCTGGGGTACGCGACGAACCCCAACCTGCTGTCGACCGACCCCAACGTGTGGCGCGAGCTGCAGGGGATGGCCATTTTCGATGTCGACAAAACGCGCGCCGTCATCCAGATCCTCCGCGTGAACAACCGCGTGGCCAAGAGCACCGGCTTCTCCTACACGACCCAGCTGATGCTCGTCTATCCCGGCATTATCCACCTGTACAACGTCTACTCCTGCGCCATCCAACATGCCGTGCAGACGGCCGGACCGGGCTGCCTGAAGCACAACAACATCAACCTGATGCACCTGGTCAAGCGTTCGATTCTGCATCTGTTGGAGACGTACATTTCGCACCTGCCGAACAAGCTGACGCGATCTCTGGCGGACTCGCATGTCAATATCGCATCCTCCGGCCGGAGTGGCCTGACCGTAGAAGAAGACCTGGCGGAAATGTGTTCGATGGAGGACTTGACTGTTCGCAACTACAACGAGGTCCTGAAGGAGCTTGTGAGCTCGATCACGTCCACGGTGCTCGCAGCGTACCGCAACTCCATGGCAGAGACCAGGGACCACGAGGTCATATGCCTCGTGACGACCCTCATCGAGAAGCTGGGCAACAACGGGTGCGCCGTGCTCCCGCTGATTTTCGAGCAAATCTTCGACTGCACGCTCGACATGGTCAAGCAGGACTTCCACAGCTTCCCCGAACACCGAGAGCAGTTCTACGAGATGCTGCAGAAGTCCACTAAGCACTGCTTCGAGGGCATCCTGATGCTTCCCAGTGATCGGCTGCGGTCCTACGTGATGTCGCTGATCTGGGCCTTCAAGCACGAGCACCCTGCCGTGGCGGAGAAGGGTCTGGTGGTGGTGCGGGAGTTCTTGAACAACCTGATGCTGCTCGACCGCCGGCAGGAGCGCAACGCCCGCCACCCCGGCGCGATGCAGGTCTCAGCGGTGCTTAGCTTCTGCCAGAGCTACTACtacctgctgctgaaggagATCCTGGGTGTGCTCACCGACACTTTGCACAAGTCCGGGTTCCGCCTCCAGACCGAGATTTTGCGCGTGCTGATCCGCTTCTTCGAGTGCGGCACCATCAACGACCCCGGCTCCGAGTTGACGCGGATGCATGTCATGCAATTCCTGGTGGGAGTCCTCGGCCGCAGCTTCGCCACCCTCCACGTCAAGCAGATCGAGGCGTTCGTGGTCGACCTATTCAACTTCGCCGGCGAGAACATTGCGGATCAGGTGGACTCGTTGAATTTCAACGGCCAGACGCTCAAGTTCCAGACCCACGTGAAGGACTTCTTGCTGTCGCTGAAGGAGTTCGCGGGCTCCGGGGAGGAGTTTGAGCGCATTTTCGAGCAGGACCGCCAGAACGCGATCCAACGCGCGCGCATCATCGAGGAGCGCAAGATGCAGCTGCAGGCTGCGAAGGAGGTCACCTTGGACTAG
- a CDS encoding translation initiation factor IF-2, putative, translated as MAPKKKVVVEEDDDELALLDEFNTARGAVIETKTEDVSKSKKKKAGGKKTKVDDDEDIDELLKDLNELNAKGKQDAEQAATVAPPAPEPDAAGEDEKDDAAEGGQPSAKSLKNKLKKEKKKQAKLAKQEGEGEQEKAAETAKKPISLAARLAAERQRQLQELEEKARQEEEQRRLLEEEERRKAEEEEKQRLAMLEKKRQQRKEKRERQKQQGKPMTLKEKMAAEMKKKFLEQLAKEGALDNKQDDEAKRQQPSQTYRKKKTVKAEEVEQVESEKQEEQVEQEPSPSSSESEDTPSSSDSEDVVDNWEEMDIENEEKQEKRVKETVKEVAKPISAPTPKAVRTKVAKPVESEDDESEYRSPICCVLGHVDTGKTKLLDKIRHSNVQNAEAGGITQQIGATFFPKEMLNKHCDMVNPEFKVKSPGLLIIDTPGHESFNNLRARGSSLCDIAVLVVDIMHGLEPQTIESIGLLRARKCYFVIALNKIDRLYKWEPTPWATFHKTFDKQLDHTKAEFFERAKKIMLELSEQGLNSEFYWENDDVRRNISICPTSAITGEGISDLICLMLQLTQKIMVKNITHKEEFHCSVLEVKVIEGLGTTVDVILLGGTIREGDKVVLCGLSGPIVTTIRTLLTPQPLAELRVKGEYQKHTSIKAAMGVKIVAQGLEETVAGTEMLLVENEDDIDKLCEDVMQDISSIFDNVDRTGVGVYVMASTLGSLEALLQFLTDKKIPVFAVNIGTVQKKDVKKASIMREKGHSEYSVILAFDVKCAAEAEKEAQTLGVKIMSADIIYHLLDSFVKYLEETQEQKKQARISEVVFPCELTILPHCVFNKKDPFVFGVHVDNGILKANTPLVTIAKGSLLTLGRVASMEHNKKPVDKAVKGQEICIKVVGEPNIAYGRHFDCNDRVYSRITRDSIDVLKEYFRDEMTNDAWKCVIHLKKVFNIL; from the exons ATGGCGCCTAAGAAGAAGGTTGTCGTTGAagaggatgatgacgagCTTGCCCTTCTAGATGAGTTCAATACG GCTCGAGGTGCCGTGATAGAAACCAAAACCGAAGATGTTTCGAAATCGAAGAAGAAG AAAGCTGGTGGCAAGAAGACCAAggtggatgacgatgaagaCATCGACGAACTACTTAAGGATCTCAATGAACTAAATGCAAAG GGTAAGCAGGATGCGGAGCAAGCAGCTACGGTGGCGCCTCCCGCGCCGGAACCTGATGCAGCaggtgaagatgaaaagGATGACGCAGCGGAGGGAGGGCAACCCTCTGCGAAGTCTCTGAAAAACAAACTAAAGAAGGAAAAAAAGAAACAGGCCAAGCTTGCGAAGCAAGAGGGAGAAGGCGAACAGGAGAAGGCAGCGGAGACTGCTAAGAAACCTATCTCACTAGCCGCCAGGCTGGCAGCGGAGCGCCAACGACAGTTGCAAGAA CTCGAAGAAAAGGCGCGCcaggaggaggagcagcGACGGTTGTTAGAGGAGGAAGAACGCAGGAAAGcagaggaggaggagaagcAGCGGTTGGCAATGCTGGAAAAGAAGCGCCAGCAGCGTAAGGAGAAGCGCGAACGGCAGAAACAGCAGGGCAAACCAATGACACTCAAAGAAAAAATGGCAGCGGAAATGAAGAAGAAGTTCCTTGAACAGTTGGCAAAGGAAGGTGCATTGGATAACAAGCAAGATGACGAAGCCAAGCGACAACAACCATCGCAAACATACCGCAAAAAGAAGACTGTCAAAGCagaggaggtagagcagGTGGAATCTGAGAAACAAGAGGAGCAAGTGGAACAAGAACCCAGCCCCTCGTCATCGGAGTCTGAAG ATACACCGTCGTCCAGCGATTCGGAGGATGTTGTGGACAACTGGGAAGAGATGGACATCGAAAATGAGGAGAAGCAGGAGAAAAGGGTGAAAGAGACGGTGAAAGAGGTCGCAAAACCTATTTCGGCACCAACGCCGAAGGCGGTTAGGACAAAGGTGGCGAAACCGGTGGAATCCGAAGACGATGAGAGCGAGTACCGATCCCCGATTTGCTGTGTACTGGGTCACGTCGATACCGGTAAAACCAAGCTGCTTGACAAAATCAGGCACAGCAATGTCCAAAATGCCGAGGCAGGTGGTATCACGCAGCAGATTGGTGCCACCTTCTTCCCGAAAGAGATGCTCAATAAGCACTGCGACATGGTGAACCCCGAGTTTAAAGTGAAGAGCCCTGGGTTGCTGATCATTGACACACCGGGTCACGAGTCGTTTAACAACCTGCGTGCGCGTGGATCGTCACTCTGTGACATCGCGGTGCTGGTCGTCGATATCATGCACGGTCTCGAACCGCAGACTATCGAATCCATTGGGCTACTTAGGGCGCGCAAGTGCTACTTCGTCATCGCGCTGAACAAAATCGACAGGCTGTACAAATGGGAACCCACGCCATGGGCGACGTTCCACAAGACATTTGATAAGCAGCTCGACCACACCAAGGCCGAATTCTTCGAGCGCGCGAAGAAAATAATGCTGGAGCTGTCGGAGCAGGGTCTCAACAGCGAATTCTACTGGGAAAATGACGACGTCAGGCGCAACATCTCAATATGTCCCACCAGTGCCATCACAGGCGAAGGCATTTCCGACCTCATCTGCCTGATGCTTCAGCTGACGCAGAAAATCATGGTCAAAAATATTACCCACAAGGAAGAGTTCCACTGCTCAGTGCTCGAGGTGAAGGTTATAGAGGGTCTAGGTACGACTGTGGACGTTATACTGCTCGGCGGTACCATCAGAGagggtgacaaggtggTGCTATGTGGTCTGTCCGGCCCCATCGTTACCACTATTCGCACGTTGCTAACCCCGCAACCCCTGGCTGAGCTGCGTGTGAAGGGCGAGTACCAGAAACACACAAGCATCAAGGCGGCAATGGGTGTGAAAATAGTTGCGCAGGGTCTAGAGGAGACGGTGGCAGGAACGGAAATGCTACTGGTGGAAAACGAGGATGATATCGACAAACTCTGCGAGGACGTCATGCAGGATATCTCCTCCATTTTCGACAATGTGGACCGCACGGGAGTGGGGGTGTATGTCATGGCATCAACGTTGGGGTCATTGGAAGCCCTATTGCAGTTCCTCACCGATAAAAAAATCCCCGTATTTGCGGTGAACATCGGAACGGTGCAGAAGAAGGACGTCAAAAAGGCGTCAATCATGAGGGAGAAGGGACACTCGGAATACTCCGTCATCCTCGCCTTCGACGTCAAGTGCGCCGCCGAGGCTGAAAAGGAAGCGCAGACCCTCGGCGTCAAAATTATGTCCGCAGACATCATCTACCATTTGCTGGACTCATTCGTCAAGTACCTGGAGGAGACCCAAGAGCAAAAGAAGCAGGCGCGTATTTCGGAGGTGGTGTTCCCGTGTGAGCTTACTATTCTACCGCACTGCGTGTTCAACAAAAAGGACCCTTTTGTTTTCGGAGTACACGTCGACAACGGTATTCTGAAGGCGAACACGCCCCTGGTCACCATTGCAAAGGGGTCACTGCTCACGCTCGGCAGGGTTGCGAGTATGGAGCACAACAAGAAGCCTGTTGACAAGGCTGTGAAGGGGCAGGAAATATGCATCAAGGTGGTCGGGGAGCCCAATATCGCCTACGGCCGGCACTTCGATTGCAACGACCGAGTCTACTCGCGCATCACCCGCGACTCCATCGACGTGCTCAAGGAATACTTCAGGGACGAAATGACAAAC GACGCTTGGAAGTGTGTAATCCACCTTAAGAAGGTGTTTAATATCCTATGA